One Streptosporangium becharense genomic window, TCCGGGCACCGCTCCGCGATGGCCACCGCCGTCTCCCGCGCCTCGCGCTCCGGCACGGCCTGCAGCCATCCCTGCACCTTGAGCAGGCCCCGCGACAGTTCGCGCTCCCCCAGCAGGCGGTTCGAGGTGAGGTCGACGGTCACCACCGGCTCGTCCCGCATGTCGTACAGCGGCTCGTCCGGCAGCACGAGCAGCACCGGGCGGCCTGCGCCGTCCACGCCGCCCCTCGCCGGCATCGCGGGCCGGTCGGAACCGGCGAGCGAGACGTGGGTGGGGGCCGCCGCGGCGGCGAGCGTACGAACCCGCTCCGGGACGGGCGGGGCGACGACGGGCTGCATGAACCGGCTCTCCTTGAGATCGGACGTCTTCTACAGCTAAGGTAAGTCTTACCTAACTAAGGTAGACCTAATCACACAGGAGTGATGATGCGCTACACCGGACCCAAGGTTCGGCTCTCTCGCCGGGCGGGCGTCCCGCTGACCCGCAAGGCCGTCCGCTACTTCGAGGAGCGGCCCTACCCGCCGGGCGAGCACGGGCGCAAGACGAACCGCCGCCAGACCGGCGACTACGGGCTCCGGTTGATGGAGAAGCAGAAGCTGCGCTGGTACTACGACGTGTCCGAGCGCCAGATGGGCCGCTACTGGGACCTGGCGGTGCGCAGCAGCGGCCGTTCCGGCGCCGAGCTGGTGGTGCTGCTGGAGTCGAGGCTCGCCTCGCTCGTCCTGCGCGCCGGCCTGGCCCCGTCGATCTACGCGGCCCGCCAGTACGTCACCCACGGCCACATCACCGTGGACGGCCGGAAGGTCGACATCCCCAGCTACCTGGTCAAGCCCGGACAGGTCATCGCGGTGCGTGAGAAGTCGCGCCGCATGCAGCCGTTCGTCGCGGCCTCCGAAGGCGTCTACGCCGACGACCGGGTCGCCCCCTACATCGACGTCAACCACGGTGAGCTCCGGTTCACCCTGGTCAACCGCCCGCTGCGCGAGCAGGTCGTCGTCCCCGTGGACGAGCAGCTCGTGGTGGAGTTCTACTCCCGCTGAGCCGTCCTACCGGCCCGCCGCCCGCCGGGCGGCGGGCCCGTTCTGCGTCGCGGGCCCGTTCCGTGCCGCGGGCCCGTTCTGCGCCGCGGGGACCCGGTCGCGCAGCTCCCGCACCTCGGCCCGCAGCTCGGCCAGCTCGGCCAGGAGCACGGCCCCCAGCTCCTCGGTGGCATGCACGGACTCCTCGGCGTGCTCCTCCTCCATCGCGCTGACGACCACCGCGATGAACAGGTTCAGCACCACGAAGGTGCACACCAGCATGAAGAGCACGAAGAACACCCAGGCCCACGGGTGCCGGGTCATCACCTCGCGGGTGATGTCGGACCAGGCGTCACCGGTCATCATCTGGAACAGTGTGAACAGCGAGGTGGGCAGGTCCCCGAAGTACTTCGGCGCCGTCTCGTGGTAGAGCTTCGTGCCCATCACCGCCGCGACGTAGAGCACCAGGCTCAGCAACAGCACGATCGACGTCATCCCCGGTACGGCGGCGAGCAGGGCGGTGACCACCCTGCGCAGGCTCGGCACCACCGAGATCAGCCGCAGCGTCCGCAGGATCCGCAGGGTGCGCAGCACCGACAGGCCGCCCGCCGTGGGCAGCAGCGAGACCGTGACGATCGCGGTGTCGAACAGGTTCCACGGGTTGCGGAAGAACCGCCAGCCGTAGGCGTAGACCTTGGCGCACAGTTCGACGACGAAGACGGCGAGCGCGAGGTGGTCGACGACCGTGAGCGCCGTTCCGTACCGTGCGACGGCCGTCGCCGAGGTCTCCAGCCCCAGCGTCACGGAGTTGATCACGATGACGGCGATGATGAGGTGCTGGAAACGGGGGGTCTCCAGGGCGGCGCGAAGACGTTCGCGCACCGGCACGGGGGCTCCTGGGTGTCGGCGGCCGAGTACAGCGCCCGATCTTAACGGATGCCCGGAAAACAGGGCCTTGCGGTGATCGATCGGGAAGCCCGGACCGCTCGCTGCTCACCCCGCCCGGGTCACCCGGGTTCACCCAGGTGTGTCCTCCCGCCGGACGCGGTATCCCCCGATCCCCGATTCCAGCAGGTCGAAAGCGTGTTCGGCCTGCCGTCGCAGACGCGGGGTGATGGCGCCGACGATTTCGCCCGCGAGCATGTGCCGTACGGCCTCGCCGACCAGGGTCCGCAGGGTCGCGTCGATCTGCGCCGCCACGAGGGCGGGGGTGAGATCGTCGGGGTCGGCGTCCAGTTCCTCGGCGATGGCCTGGGCGAGTCTCCGCTCCCGGGCCTCGGCCATCTGCCGGGTCCGGGCGACCAGCGTCGGGCTGGCCTCGACCATCCGGATGAAGTCTCCGCCGCCCTCGTGGAAGCCGTAGCGGTGGTGGCCGGTGTCCAGGGCGTCCAGGAAGTCGCGGCGTACCGCCTGTAGCACGCTCTCGCCCGGCTTGCGGTCCCGCACCACCCGGGCCAGCGTGTCCTCGACCTCGGGTGCGCGGTCGAGGAGCAGATCCTCCTTGGTGGCGAAGTAGTTGAAGACCGTGTTGACCGAGACGTCGGCGACCCTGGCGACCTCCGCCACCGTCACGTTGTCGAACCCTCGGGCGAGGAACAGCCCCGTCGCGACGTCGGAGATGCGTCGCCGGGTCTCCCGCTTCTTACGCTCGCGCAGGCCCTCGCTCATGGCCTCATTCTAGGTGCCGAGCAATTTTTGATGTGACTCTAAAAATAGTGTTAACCTAAAAATGGAGGTGCACAATGATCAAAGCATCGGCACTGAGCAAGACCTTCCCGGGTGGTGTCGAGGCCGTCAGGGGTGTCGACATGACGGTGGAGAAGGGAGAGATCGTGGGATTCCTCGGCCCCAACGGGGCGGGGAAGACGACCACCATGCGGATGCTGACCACCCTGCTGACCCCCAGCGGGGGCAGTGCCACGGTCGCCGGGCACGACCTGATCACCGATCCGCGGAACGTACGACGACGGATCGGCTACGTCTCACAGGGCGGTGGAATCGGCCCGGCCAATCCGGTGGGGGAGGAGCTGGAACTGCACGCCATGTTGTACGGCATGCGTCAGGCCGAGGCGCGTGAGCGGGTCGCGGCGATCCTCGGCTCGCTCTCCCTGACCGGCCTGGAGAACCGGCCCGGCGGTGCGCTCTCCGGAGGTCAGCGCCGCCGTTTCGACCTGGCCTTCGGGCTGGTCCACGGCCCGTCGCTGCTCTTCCTCGACGAGCCCACCACCGGTCTCGACCCGCGGAGTCGGGCCGACCTCTGGACGCACATCCGGAGGCTGCGCGACGAGGACGGCCTGACGGTCTTCCTGACCACGCACTATCTCGACGAGGCGGACGCGCTGGCCGACCGCCTGCTCGTCATCGACCACGGCGTGATCGTCGCCGAGGGCACCCCGGCCGAGCTCAAGGGCGGCACCGGCACCCTCGACGACGCCTTCCTTTCCATCACCGGTCGCTCCCTGCGGGACGACGCCGAGAACGAGGGACGGTGAACGACCGGATGAACGTCATCCGCGACACCTGGTTGATCTTCCGGCACGACGTCCGGATCTCCCTGCGGCAGAGGGCGGGGATCGTCTTCGGCGTCCTGCAGCCGATGCTCTACCTGGTGCTGTTCGGCCCGCTGTTCGCCACCATCGGCACCTGGGAGACCCTGATCCCCGGACTGCTGATCCAGGTGGCACTGCTCAGCGCGGGCCTGGCCGGGTTCGGCATCGTCTTCGACGCCAGGTCGGGGGTGCTGGAACGGCTGCGCGTCACCCCGGCGCGCCGGGTGGCCCTGCTGCTCGGCAGGGTGCTGGCCGGCTCCGTCGTCCTGCTGCTCCAGTCACTCGTGCTGGTCGCGGTGGGGTACGCCTTCGGCCTGCGGGCGGCGGTACCCGGCGTGCTGGTCGGGCTCGTCCTGATGATCCTGCTCGGTGTCGGCCTGGCGGCGCTGTCCAACGCGATCGCGCTCACCATGAACCCCGACGCGTTCGCCCCGGTCATGAGCACGGCGGTCATCCCGCTGATCCTGCTCTCCGGGGCCTTCCTGCCGATGTCCATGGCCCCGGGCTGGCTGGACGCGCTCTCCCTGGCCACCCCGTTCCGCCACGTGCTCGAAGCCCTGCGTGAGCTCTTCGCCGGACACTACGTCACCGGGACCGTCGCGACCGGCGCCGCGGTGTCCGTGGTCCTGGCGGTGGCCTGCGTCGTCGTGGGAACCCGCGTCTTCAACCGCGCGAACGCCTGACACGCCGCGTTCCGGGGGTGCGTCCGTCCGCGGCGGGCCGTAGGGCTCGATCCCCGGGTCGGAGTGGACGCTCCCGTCCCCGTCCGCCTCCGCGCCGACGCGCCGGGCGGCGGTGTTGCTCACCCGCAGGACGTACAGGCCCAGGTCGGGATCGACGGACACCAGGCCGTAGGCGGTGTCGACCTCGTCCTGGGCCAGGCCCAGGCGGCGCATCGCGTCGGCGAGTGTCGCCCGGGCCGGGAGTCGTACGCTGACCAGAAGCATGACCTCACGCTACGCGCCTGGCACGGCGGCGCAACGAGGCGATCAGGCCGCGCGTGTCGAGGACGCCGTACCCGTAGTCGTCGTCGAACCCGACGTCGCTGCGGTCGTCGGCGGTACGGCGTAGCAGGGTGCGCAGCTGGGCGGGCGAGAGCCGGGAGGAGGGCCAGAGGGTGCGCACCGCCGCCACCACGCCGGCGGCGACCGGGCAGGCGGCCGAGGTGCCCGAGTCGGGCTCGCCGTCACCGAAGGCCCCGGAGCCCGCGAAGTGGGTGTAGCAGCAGAGGTCGGGCTTGCGGGCGGTCAGGCGGCCCGGCCCCTGGGAGGAGTAGCCGACCCGGTCGCCGCGGACGTCGACGCCGCCGACCGAGAGGGCGTCCGGGTGGGAGTTGGCGCCCGCGATCGGCCGGTCCGGGTAGGCGCACCGGCCGTCGCGGCACTCGCGACCGCAGTTGCCGGCGGCGAACAGCACGTCGGCGCCGGCCCGGTCGAGGCTGGAGATGATCAGGTTGAACGGGTGGGCCGGGTTGTCGGAGTAGTTGCCCGGGTGGCCGACGGGGAAGTCCCAGAGCGGGGAGAAGGAGCCCCAGCTGTTGCTGATCACCAGGGAGCGTGATCCGGCGGGCTGCCCCTCCAGGACGGTGCGCAGGTGGGCGAAGGCGGCGATGGCGTCCGACAGCAGGCCGTCGAGGGCCGAACCGCCCGGCCGCCGGGAGAGCAGCACCGGGACGTCGATCAACGAGGCGCGCGGGGCGGCGATCAGCGCGTCGAAGGCGCACATCGTGCCGTGGTCGACGGTGAACTCGCCCGGCCCGCCGTTCACCCCCGCCGGACTCCAGCTCCGCCCCGCGTCGAGGCTCACCTCGCGGTCGAGCCGCCGGGTGACGTGCCGCGCGTTGATGCCGGTGTCGAGCACGGCGACGGCGACGCCCGAGCCGTCCAGGCCCTCCTCGGCCAGCTCGGCGACCCGCAGCAGCCGCTCCACGTCGTGCCAGTCGCCCACCGGGGGGTCGCCGCCGCAGGTGAGGTTCGGCCCGATCACCGGGTCGGCGAAGACCCCCACGACGTCGGGACGGAACGCCGGCAGCAGGCTGACCCGGGTGGAGATCTCGTCGTCGGAGATCTCCCCGCGGACCAGCACCGAGGCGTCCCCCGCGGCCATGGAGAACGTCAGCGGCTGGTGCAGGGAGAGGGGGTCGCCCCCGCCGCCGGGCACGGGCCTGGGCACGACGACCGGAGCGAACGAGGGGTCGAGGACGACCCCGGGAAGCGTGTCGGCCACGTCGGCCGCCGCGGTGGTGACCGCGGGGTCGGCCACGGCGGCGACGACGTCGGGTGAGGGGCGGAGCTGGAGCAGGACTCGCATGGTGCACCACCGGCGGTGAGGGGGAGCCAACCTCACCACATTCCTGCATTGCCGCTGATCACGCCACCGGTCGAATCCATCTCCAATCGGGACGCATAACTCGCAGAATCCACAAATCGCGGGCGTGGATTTCCTTCCCTGGGGGAATGCCGGTCACTAGCGTTGGAGGGCATGACCACAGCGGCCGAGACGACGCCGACACCGCACTCCGCATCCCGGCACGGGCACTGGCTGAGCACCCGGCCACGGCTGGTCGTGGCCAGTGGCTTCATGCTCTTCCTGGAGCTGGCGCTGATCCGGTGGACCGGATCGAACATCGTCCATCTGAGTTATTTCACGAATTTCGTCCTGCTCGGTTCCTTCCTCGGGATCGGACTCGGGTTCCTCCGGGTCGGACGCACCACCCGGCAGCCGTACTATTCGCCGATCGTGCTGGCCGCGTTGGTGCTGGTGGTCCTGCTGTTCCCGGTCACCGTGGACCGCCAGACCGAGGGCGTCCTGTACTGGACGAGCCTGAGCGCCAGCGGGCCGCCCCCCTGGCTCATCCTGCCGGTGATCTTCGTCGCGGCGGCGGTCGTGCTGATGGGCCCGGCCGAACTGGTCGGGCGGTGCTTCCCCGAACTCGACCGGCTGGAGGCCTACCGCTACGACCTGATCGGCAGCCTGACCGGGATCGCGCTGTTCACCGCCCTGTCGTTCCTCAGCGCGCCGCCGGTGGTGTGGGGCGGGATCGCGGCGCTCGCCTACGCGGTGCTGCTGTGGCCCCGCAGGCCCTGGGCCCGCGTCGCGCTGCTGTTGCCCTCGCTGGTCGTCGTCGGGGCGCTCGCCGTCGAGACGCTGACCGCCGGGGCGTTGTGGTCGCCGTACTACAAGGTGACCTACGTGCGCGGTCACTGGAACGACGTGCCGCTGATGAACATCGACGTCAACGGCATCCCGCACCAGCAGGCGACCCCGGCGCGCAGCCGCCTGGAGTGGGAACGCCAGTACGCCCTGCCGTACGAGCGCTCCGCCACGGGCAGGCTCGACGACGTGCTGATCGTGGGTGCGGGCAGCGGCACCGACGTGTCGATCGCGCTGTCCAAGGGAGCAAGGCACGTCGACGCCGTGGAGATCGACCCCAAGCTGCTCGAACTCGGCCGCAGGCACCACCCGGACCGGCCCTACGACGACCCCCGGGTCACCACCCACGTCACCGACGGCCGCGCCTTCCTGGAGCGCACCTCCGGCAGGTACGACCTGATCCTCTTCGCGCTGCCCGACTCGCTCACCCTGGTCTCCGGCGCGAGCTCGCTGCGACTGGAGAGCTACCTGTTCACGTCGCAGGCGATGGAGGCGGCCCGCGAGCACCTCAAACCCGGCGGCTCCTTCTCGATGTACAACTACTACCGTGAGGGCTGGCTGGTCGACCGGCTCGCCTCCACCGTCCAGTCCGCCTTCGGCCACAGGCCGTGCGTCGACATCGTCAGCGAGACCGGCCAGCAGGCGGTCATCACCGCGGGGCTGACCCCGGACGCGCAGCGGTGCGGCGGCGAGTGGGCCGGGGCGACCGCCGACACCCCGCCGCCGGCCGGTGACGACCGGCCCTTCCTCTACCTGAAGGACCGGACGATCCCGCAGATCTACCTCCTCACCCTCGGCCTGATCCTCATCGTGAGCATGCTCGCCGTCCGCGCGGTGGCCGGCCCCTACGCCCGGATGCGTCCCTACGCCGACCTATTCCTGCTCGGGGTGGCGTTCCTGCTGCTGGAGACCAAGAGCGTCACCGGGTTCGCGCTGCTGTTCGGCACCACCTGGGTGGTCAACGCGATCGTGTTCGCCGGGGTCCTGGTCGCGGTGCTCGCCGCCGTGGAGGTGACCCGCCGCTTCCGGGTCCCTTCCCTGCCGGTGATGTACGGCGTGCTGCTGGCCGGGCTGCTGCTGGCCTGGCTGGTGCCGAACTCCTGGCTGCTGGGCCTGCCGCTGCCGGTGCGCGCGGTGGTCGCCGTGGTCGTGGCGTTCCTGCCGATCTTCGCGGCCAACGTGGTGTTCGCCAAGCGCTTCGCCGGCTCCGCGGACGGCACGGTCGCCTTCGGCGCCAACCTGCTGGGTGCGATGGTGGGAGGCTGCCTGGAGTACCTGGCGCTGGTCGTCGGCTACCAGGCGCTGCTGGTCGTCGCGGGGGTGGTCTACCTCGGGGCCTTCGCGCTGCTGCCCAGGACCGCGCGGGCCGGGTGAGCGGCTCCGGCGGCCGGGCGGTGCCGGTACACCCCGCCTGGTGGTCGCGATGGTTGCGATACCCCGGTCGCCCTCGGCCGTCTCCGGTGGTCCGGTGGTCCGGATGGCCCGGGTGGAAAAGCGGTGGCCCGCCCTTCTTCCGATGTGCGGAAGGAGGGCGGGCCACATGTGTCCCGGGTCAGAAACCGCAGATCTCGTCGAGCGTCTGCGCGTTCTTGCCGTTCTGGGTGGGGGTCTGGCTCGGCTTGGCCGCCGTCGTCCTCGTGGCGGTGGGCGTGGGAGTGGTGGTCGCGGGGCCGCTCGCGGAGGGGGAGGTCCCCGTGCCGCTCGCGGAGGGGGCGGGGCTCGTGCCGCTCGCGCCGGGGGAGGCCGGGGCGGCCTGCGCGCGACGGGGGGACTGCATCGACTGGCGCACCGTCCTGGCGGCCGCGGTGCGGATCTTCTGCCAGTCGGGCGAGCCGGTGTAGAACTCCGGCGGCACGAACTGGAGGCTGACGATCCTGGCGTCCTTGACGCGCAGGCCCAGCTCGGCGATGTGCTCCAGCAGCTCACGCGGGATGTCGGTCTTGGCTGTCTTCTTCGCCACATTTGCGATCTTGGCGAAGTTGGTGAGCACGACCGCGGGGGTGGCCTGCTGGGCGAAGGCGCCGATGACGCAGCGCTGACGGGCCATCCGGGAGAAGTCGTCGCTGCCGACGCGCGATCGCCCGTACCAGAGCGCCTCCTCACCGCTGAGGGTCCGGTAGCCGGCCTTGATGGTGCCCGCGGTGCCGTAGAGACCGCCCCACGGGATGTCGCGCTCCACCTTGATCTTCAGGCCGCCGATGGCGTCCACCAGGTGGGCGAAGCCGTACATGTTGACCAGGGCGTAATAGTCGATCTTGAAACCGAGTGTGTGGCCGAGGGCGTCCATCAGCGCCCGGGGGCCGCGCTGCCCGTCCTTCTTGCCCGGTACGACCTCGGGGTGGTCCTCGGCGTACTGCCACACCTCGTTGAGCAGGCCGCCGTTGGGCAGCTCGCGCATGAAGCCGCTGGGGAACCGCTTGGCGAGCTGGGTGCCGGCCGGGAAGTGGACGTGCTGGAGGTTGCGGGGGATGCTGAACATGGCTGTGTTGCCGGTCATGACGTCCACGCTGGCCACGGTCATGCTGTCGGTCCGGACGCCTTCCCGGTTCCCGGCGCCGTCGCCGCCGACGAGCAGGAAGTTCACCCGCTTGCGTCCGCCCCAGGGGTCCTCATGCTTGATCGGGGCCGCGGTGGGATCGTCCGCCGTGCTCCCGAAGATGCTGTTGGCCGTCTCCTTGAGGGTCAGCACGGTGCTCGCGGTCAGCGCGAACGGCGCCAGCACCGACACGCACAGCACGCCCACCACGATGCCCGAGACGATCTGGCCCCTGCCGTTGAGCCGCTCCGGCCGCAGGGAGATGTAGGAGAAGAGCATCAGCAGGAACCAGGCGACCCCGCCGACGACGGCGAGGGCCACGGCGGTCGTGAGCGTGCTGTCCCGGGCGACGAAACCGGTGTTGTCCGGGTCGCTGAGGATGAACCCGGCGACCGCCGCCGAGGCCAGCAGCAGGCCGAAGACGCCGAGCAGGATGTAGCCGACGCGGCGCTGTCCCGCCCGCAGGTGCGCCGAGCCGGGCAGGATCGCCGACAGCGCGGTCCAGCCGATGAGTGCGGCGGGCGTCAGCGGCTTGGCGAACCGGGGGCCACCCTTGGCGGGGCGGCCGGCAGGGCGGCCGGAGGGCTTGGCGGGGCGGCCGGCCGGGGAGGCGGAGGGGTTCGCGGCCGGTTCGGGGCGCGCTCCCGGCGGAACCGCCTCCCGGTTCTCGCCGGTCGTCTGCCTTTCACCCGTGTCGCGCTTCCCGTGCGCCTCCTGGGGGAGGGCCGCACCCGATGCTCCTGCCGCAGCGGTGTCGCCCGGGCGTGGTGTGGCGGGCCCGCCGGGTGTTCCGGGGTCCTGGACGGCTCGGCCCCCCGCGGGCCCGGAAGCCGCTGAGGCCCTGGAGGATGCGGAAGGTGCGGAAGGCGCTGAGGCCGCGGAAGGCCCGGAAGCTCCCGGGGCCTCGGCGGACCCGGCGGTTCCGGGAGCTCCGGAAGCTCCGGAAGCTCCGGAAGCTCCGGAAGCTTGGGAGGTTGCGGAAGCCCGGGGGGCTCCAGAGGGTGGGACGGCGTCCGCACCGGGGGTGCTCGAGGCCGCCGCCGGGTGCGGAGCGCCGTTCGAGCCTGCGCCGGGGGGAGCGCCGGGTGGTCCTGCCTGGCCGGGGTCGCCGCCGGGGGTGGGGGCGGGGGTGTTCACAGGGCCGGGCGGACCCGCGGGGCCGGACGCGCCACTGGGGCCGCGGCCCCCGCTGCGTCGCCGGGGGCGCCGTTTCCCGCCTTCGCCGGCGAGATCCCCCGAGTCTTGCCCAAGGCGCATCGTTACACCGCTTCCTAACTATGTATATCCCGGTCCACCAGGCAAAATGGCCATGGTTCCCCGATTCCACGGAATTGGCAGGATTCTAGTCCCCATACAGGAACATGGCGGACAGATGACCAATCCAGGGTGAATGACTACTTAAGCTACGGCGTCACGGATGCGGGGTGTGCGGAGAGCTCCGGGTGCGGCCGTGACCGTGGAGGGGGCCCCGAGGCGACGGCCGGGGAGGGAGGCCGGTCGCCGGTCCGGGGGAGGGGGCGGCGCGGTGCGCCGAACACCGGTGTGGCCGTCCCGGTGATCGTCCCGGCGGCTTTCCTCGGGCGGTCGTGCCGGCGGCTTTTCCCACGTGGTCGTCCTGTCGGCTTCCCCTCGCGTGGTCGTGCCGTCGGCTTTCCCCCGCGTGGTCGTGCCGGCGGAGGCGTGGCGGCCGGCGGTGTGGTGGGTGGGGCAGGTGGGACGACAGGTGCTGTTGTCCTTTTTGTGGCACACCGTCCCCTGTCGGGCTGAGTGTCCAGTGCGGCAGATGGGTCCGGACTATTGTGGGATTTGGGGCGTAAGCATACTGATTTATCAGCCGTCACGGATGTAGCCGCGTTCGATTACATTCCGAAATCATCCAAGGTGATCTCCGCGATGTCCGGGACCGGACCGGGTGCCGTGACCTAGCTTCAAAACCATGAATCTGCAGCAGCTCCGCTATGTGGTCGCGACGGCGGAGCATCGCACCATGACCGACGCGGCCAGGTCGCTCTACATCGCCCAGCCTGCGCTTTCCCGTGCCATCAGGGACCTGGAACGGGAACTCGGGATGACGCTGTTCGCCCGCTCCGGACGCGGGGTCGTCGTCACCGCGCAGGGACGCCGGGTGGTCAAGCTGGCCAGGGAGGCCCTCGACGCGGTTCGCGAGATCGAGGCCCTGTCCACGCACGGCCACACCTCCGAGGCGGAGCTCCGCATCGCCTCGACGCCCAGTCTCGAACCGGGGCTGGCCGGACGCCTCCTTCCCGCCTACGCCGCCGAGCATCCCGGGGTGCGCGTCCACATCGTCCGCTGCGACGGCCGGGACGGTGTGGTCAGCGCCATCAGGGACCATCGGGCCGACCTCGGCCTGACGGACCTGCCCGTCCCCGCCGACCTGGTCAGCCATCCGCTGGAGCGGCAGGAGATCGTCCTGATCTCCCCGCCCGGAGTGGACCTGCCCGACCCGGTGCCGATGCGGAGACTCAACGGCATGCGCCTGACACTGCCGAGTCCCGACAGCGCCAGGCGCAGGGAGTTCGACGCGCTCTTCGCCAAGCACGGGGTGGCCCCCGTGGTGGTGAGCCACATCGACGAGCGCGGCAACTGGCTGGGAACGGTCCGTTCGGGCACGGCCTCGATGCTCTGGTACCGGGGGGCGGCCGACCAGGCCGTCCGGGCCGGGCTCGTGGTCCGCACCCTCGACCCCTCGGTCCGCCGGGTGATCGCCCTCGTGCACGCGCGGCGGCGGCTGCCCGCCTCGGCCCAGGAGTTCCTGTCCGTGGCCGAAGGTGGGTCGGCCGCGTAAGGACGCCGTGGGTCGTCCGTGTTCTCTCAATTCCCCCAGAGGCGGCGCAGGTGGGAGCGCCGTCCTCTCCGAAGCCGGGCGATAGGCTCGGTTTCGATGACTATCTTGCGCCTGCGTGGCCGTGAGTTCCGGCCCGGCGAATTCGCGATCATGGCGGTGGTCAACCGCACCCCCGACTCCTTCTTCGATCGGGGCAGGACATACGGTTTCCCCGCGGCCCTGGAGGCGGTGGACGCGGCGGTCGCCGCGGGAGCCGACATCGTCGACATCGGCGGTGTCAAGGCGGGCCCCGGAGCCGAGGTCGATCCGGCGGAGGAGATCCGCAGGGTGGCCGACCTGGTGGCCGCGGTCAGGCGGCGCCACCCCGAGCTCGTCATCAGTGTCGACACCTGGCGTGCCGAGGTCGGCGAGGTCGTCGCCCAGGCGGGTGCGGACCTGCTCAACGACACCTGGGGCGGAGTCGACCCCGAGCTGGCCGGCGTCGCCGCGAAACACGGCATCGGGCTGGTCTGCGCGCATGCCGGCCGCGTCGCCCCGCGCACCCGCCCGCATCGCATCGCCTACGCCGACGTGGTCGCCGACGTGGTCGGATACACCGTGGCCCTGGCCGAGCGCGCCGCCGCGGCGGGCGTGCCCAGGGAGTCGATCCTCATCGACCCCGCGCACGACTTCGGCAAGAACACCCGGCACTCCCTGGAGATCGGCCGCCGCCTGGACGAACTGGTGGACACCGGCTGGCCGGTGCTCGTCGCGGTCTCCAACAAGGACTTCGTCGGCGAGACCCTCGGTGGCCTGCCCGTCGACGAACGTCACGCCGGGACCATGGCGACCCTCGCGATCTCCGCGTGGCAGGGGGCGAGGGTCTTCCGGGTGCACGACGCCGCCTCCGCCCGCACCGCGCTGGCGGTCATCGGTGCGCTGCGCCGCTGACCCGGAGACCGGCCGGGCCACCCGCGGGGGAAACGGGTGGCCCGGGTCGCGAGGCGGGGGCGCGCCTCGCTCTTCGCAAGGTCCTGCGGCGTGATGCCCGCCGCGTGGCCGGTGGAGATTCAGGCCATGCTCGTGGACCTTCCGGCTGGAACCGCTCCGGCGCTCCGATGGGCCCCGGACGGTGGCCGGAGTCACCATCGTCGGTCAGCGCGATGCTTACCGCAAGATCCTGACTGGAGTAAATTTTTCTGTTACAGAGTGGGGGGGCGGTGCGTTCACGAATAGATCACCGACAGGAACCGGGTCAGGATCTCCTCCCGCTTGCTCCCCGGAAGGGCGTCCAGGACCGCGTTGACCACGGCCATCTCCGGCCGGCCCGAACCGCCGAAGTCCACTCCGACGGAGGCCGCCAGCTCGGCGAAGGCGGCGTCGTCCAGCGCGTCCAGATCCAGGCCGGCCACCAGTTCCACCAGCCCCTCGGGCAGTCGCGCCGGCCCCCGCTCACGCGCGGCCCGCGCCGACTCCTCGATCACCGCCAGCATCGCCTCGACCCCCCGCAGGGTGACC contains:
- the rpsD gene encoding 30S ribosomal protein S4 gives rise to the protein MRYTGPKVRLSRRAGVPLTRKAVRYFEERPYPPGEHGRKTNRRQTGDYGLRLMEKQKLRWYYDVSERQMGRYWDLAVRSSGRSGAELVVLLESRLASLVLRAGLAPSIYAARQYVTHGHITVDGRKVDIPSYLVKPGQVIAVREKSRRMQPFVAASEGVYADDRVAPYIDVNHGELRFTLVNRPLREQVVVPVDEQLVVEFYSR
- a CDS encoding ion transporter encodes the protein MRERLRAALETPRFQHLIIAVIVINSVTLGLETSATAVARYGTALTVVDHLALAVFVVELCAKVYAYGWRFFRNPWNLFDTAIVTVSLLPTAGGLSVLRTLRILRTLRLISVVPSLRRVVTALLAAVPGMTSIVLLLSLVLYVAAVMGTKLYHETAPKYFGDLPTSLFTLFQMMTGDAWSDITREVMTRHPWAWVFFVLFMLVCTFVVLNLFIAVVVSAMEEEHAEESVHATEELGAVLLAELAELRAEVRELRDRVPAAQNGPAARNGPATQNGPAARRAAGR
- a CDS encoding TetR/AcrR family transcriptional regulator, which gives rise to MSEGLRERKKRETRRRISDVATGLFLARGFDNVTVAEVARVADVSVNTVFNYFATKEDLLLDRAPEVEDTLARVVRDRKPGESVLQAVRRDFLDALDTGHHRYGFHEGGGDFIRMVEASPTLVARTRQMAEARERRLAQAIAEELDADPDDLTPALVAAQIDATLRTLVGEAVRHMLAGEIVGAITPRLRRQAEHAFDLLESGIGGYRVRREDTPG
- a CDS encoding ABC transporter ATP-binding protein, which translates into the protein MIKASALSKTFPGGVEAVRGVDMTVEKGEIVGFLGPNGAGKTTTMRMLTTLLTPSGGSATVAGHDLITDPRNVRRRIGYVSQGGGIGPANPVGEELELHAMLYGMRQAEARERVAAILGSLSLTGLENRPGGALSGGQRRRFDLAFGLVHGPSLLFLDEPTTGLDPRSRADLWTHIRRLRDEDGLTVFLTTHYLDEADALADRLLVIDHGVIVAEGTPAELKGGTGTLDDAFLSITGRSLRDDAENEGR
- a CDS encoding ABC transporter permease, which codes for MNDRMNVIRDTWLIFRHDVRISLRQRAGIVFGVLQPMLYLVLFGPLFATIGTWETLIPGLLIQVALLSAGLAGFGIVFDARSGVLERLRVTPARRVALLLGRVLAGSVVLLLQSLVLVAVGYAFGLRAAVPGVLVGLVLMILLGVGLAALSNAIALTMNPDAFAPVMSTAVIPLILLSGAFLPMSMAPGWLDALSLATPFRHVLEALRELFAGHYVTGTVATGAAVSVVLAVACVVVGTRVFNRANA
- a CDS encoding S8 family serine peptidase; amino-acid sequence: MRVLLQLRPSPDVVAAVADPAVTTAAADVADTLPGVVLDPSFAPVVVPRPVPGGGGDPLSLHQPLTFSMAAGDASVLVRGEISDDEISTRVSLLPAFRPDVVGVFADPVIGPNLTCGGDPPVGDWHDVERLLRVAELAEEGLDGSGVAVAVLDTGINARHVTRRLDREVSLDAGRSWSPAGVNGGPGEFTVDHGTMCAFDALIAAPRASLIDVPVLLSRRPGGSALDGLLSDAIAAFAHLRTVLEGQPAGSRSLVISNSWGSFSPLWDFPVGHPGNYSDNPAHPFNLIISSLDRAGADVLFAAGNCGRECRDGRCAYPDRPIAGANSHPDALSVGGVDVRGDRVGYSSQGPGRLTARKPDLCCYTHFAGSGAFGDGEPDSGTSAACPVAAGVVAAVRTLWPSSRLSPAQLRTLLRRTADDRSDVGFDDDYGYGVLDTRGLIASLRRRARRVA